From the genome of Amblyraja radiata isolate CabotCenter1 chromosome 31, sAmbRad1.1.pri, whole genome shotgun sequence:
gatcatattgaaggtagacaaaagtgctggagaaactcagcgggtgcggcagcagctatggagcgaaggaaataggcaacgttgcatatttccttcgctccatgcaaagagttgaacaatctccactataggaaataggtaacgtttcgggccgaaacccttccgggtttcgtcccgaaacgttgcctatttccttcgctccataggtgctgccgcacccgctgagtttctccagcacttttgtccaccttcgattttccagcatctgcagttccttcttgaacatgatcatattgaatggcggtgctggcttgaagggtcgaacggccttctcctgcacctattgtctatgtttctaatgcatgTGATTGCGATGCATAGTGAATGCGACATGCTGCGTTGCAGGTGAGATGGAGACAATGCAGCAATCGGATGCGGGCACTGGTTCGCAGGATGATGCTGCTGGTGCAGACAGAGACCCGAGGCGCTTCACCTGCACGGAGTGCGGCAGGAGCTTCAAGCAGCGCTGCGACCTGAAGCGACACGGTAAGGTGCACAGCGGCGAGCGTCCATACTGGTGCGCGTCCTGCGGCAAACGCTTCAGCACCTCCTACAACCTGCTGATCCACCAGCTGATCCACCGCGGGGAGAAGCAGTACAAGTGCAGGGCGTGCGGCCGCGAGTTTGTGCAGCAGCACCACCTGGtcacccaccagcgcacccacacgggGGAGAAGCCCTACCCGTGCCCGGTGTGCGGCAAGGCCTTCCGCCAGTCCTCCACCTTGACGGTGCACCAACGCATCCACGGCGAGGAGCGGCCCTACCACTGCCCcagctgcggcaagagcttcaagacctcgtccaacctgtccaagcacCGGCGCATCCACGGCGGCGAGCGGCGCTTCGCCTGCGAGGTGTGCGGCCGGCGGTTCCTGCACTCCCACCACCTGGCCACCCACCGCCGCACTCACGCCGCCGACCACCCCTCCCCGTGCCCGCTGTGCGGCCAGCGCTTCGCCCACCACGCCCAGCTCCTGGCTCACCGCCGCGCCCACGCCGGCGAGCCCCCTTACAGCTGCCAgacctgcggcaaaggcttcggcCAGCGCTCCACCCTGGTGCGGCATTGGCGCAcacacaccggggagaggccttACACCTGCCCCATCTGCGGCAAGACTTTCCGCCAAATCTCCACCATGCAGGTGCACCACCGCACACACTCCGAGGACCGGCCCTACTGCTGCCTCCAGTGCGGAAAGGGCTTCAAAactgcctccaacctcatcgggcACCATCGTGTCCACAGGAGTTAGAGCAACAACACACAGTCACCGGACCAGGCCCAGAGATCGTGGACACACaacagcaacaaaagcttttcactgtacctcggtacacgtgacaataaactaaacaaagacaCAGAGCATATAATAGAAAGCTTCTGGTAccttgtccttcatcagtcagggtattgagtatagaacgtgggacattatgttacagaacATTGGCAATGTTAGGGcgacagggtggtgcagcggtagagttgctgccatgcagcgccagagacccaggttcgatcctgactacgggtgctgtctgtacggagtttgtacgttctccccgtgacctgcatgggtttgcttccccccgagtgctccagtttcctcccacactctaaagacatacaggtttgtaggttaattggttttggtgaaaattgtaaattgtccccaatgtgttggatagtgctagtgcacagggatcgctgatgggcctgttgccgcgttccatctctaaattaaactacaaagaCACGAAGCATAGAAAGCTggtacattgtccttcatcagtcagagtatagagtatggaagatagactcaaaaagctggggtgactcagcaggacaggcagcatctttggagagaaggtatgggcgacgtttcgggttgagacccttcttcagacatggaagTTGGGAATGTTCAGTTACAAGACAGATGATGTTAAAATCGGCGGCAtgatagatagcgaagatggctttcaaaaccagcaggatcttgatcagttgggcaagtggtcaCTTGATCAGTTGGCtcttggagtttaatgcagataagtgcgtgACAAAATAAATAACCACCAACATTCGAAGGAATAAAAATCACTGCTCCTCCCTGTTAGACGAATGAGAATTTTAAACCAAGGTGACAAACATTCCTTCACTCAGTGCACAGATACCATTTCTTCAGAAACTGCAATTGGTGTGAAAATTTCCAACTAAAAGCCACAGAACTGGTAAATGACATTTTGCAAAGCTGACATTATATATTAGACATTCCTGTTGAACATTTGCATAAACTTTCCATGTTTATGTTTAATGTGGGCGGCACAGTTGAACTGCTAAATTACTGTGTCCTCTTTATCGACACTAAACTCCTACAGCCACATTTTCCGTATTATAACATTTTCcagtaattcaataagtgggcaGTAGAAGAGATCCTATGTTTTGTATTATTCAAGCTGAAATTAgggtggcactgtaaggtagagttgctgccttacagtgcttacagtgccagagacctgggtccgaaCCCgaagacgggtgctgtctgtacggagtttgtacgttctccctgtgactgcctgggtttcctccaagatcttcagtttcctcccacactccaaagacgtacaggtttctaggtttctattggcttggtgtaaatgtaaaaaaattgtccctggtgtgtgtaggatggagttaatgtgtgggggtcgctggtcggtgcggactgggtggaccaaggggactgtttccacgctgtatctctcaactaaactaaacccatatTGTTCATGATTCAGGGAAATAGGCACAGCACGCCATAATATGTACTGCTTCCTGGAATTTCTGTTGTAATTCTAACCACTGGGTTTTTTGAGGCAAATTAATAATAAATGTAGTCATGGATGATGAGTTGGAAAGCATGGGGGAGTGATGTGGTTAGTTCCTTATtcatatcgagtccacatcacaagtttagaaattgttcagccagagctgaacacacttctcggcatctgcgtacaatggcGTCTTACTCTGCTTGTGCTTCATGTGTGTGGTGCTGGAAAGACTGGTGTAAACTAAGCAGCGACGTGTCGACTCTTTGCTTGGCCCCAGTTCCTTATTACAATACCACAAGCCTTTGTGTAATCATGTCTGGAATGTTCAGttctcagtgactgatgaacaaggatccccaggtctcgttgcacttccccttttcctaatttgacaccatttagataataatctgccttcctgttcttgccaccaaagtggataacctcacatgtttctttgtgtgttatgtgtggggggtggtgtgggggggggggggtaagggggaaaccgtttcggccgcctcttccatggagaggcgacattttcaggtcgcctcccccgtggcctaacagcatggatcggcgccgactttcccggagacgagccggagcttcagcggcgggcgcagcgtggactctcggcgcggagcgggtgagccctcgctggaggggaacgctccgttacgctggcccggggcagccggcagcctgaagccgcggt
Proteins encoded in this window:
- the LOC116990527 gene encoding oocyte zinc finger protein XlCOF19-like, whose product is MCGGSCVAWPVSIFGVGGSGGGTMAGEMETMQQSDAGTGSQDDAAGADRDPRRFTCTECGRSFKQRCDLKRHGKVHSGERPYWCASCGKRFSTSYNLLIHQLIHRGEKQYKCRACGREFVQQHHLVTHQRTHTGEKPYPCPVCGKAFRQSSTLTVHQRIHGEERPYHCPSCGKSFKTSSNLSKHRRIHGGERRFACEVCGRRFLHSHHLATHRRTHAADHPSPCPLCGQRFAHHAQLLAHRRAHAGEPPYSCQTCGKGFGQRSTLVRHWRTHTGERPYTCPICGKTFRQISTMQVHHRTHSEDRPYCCLQCGKGFKTASNLIGHHRVHRS